The genomic interval CTTCCCTCAAGGAGCTGAAGGAAGGTTCGCTCGGCGGTAACAGTTTTCACTGTATCGGGATCATTGATTTGCTGAAGCAATGCTTGCAAATCATCATCTTCTTCTCGACACTCAATGGCCAAGGCGCCCTGACCAGCGGATGGTACGCAAATATCAGGTTCCAGATACTCGGTAATAAGTTCTTCACTTAAGCCAACACGTTTCAAGCCGGATACCGCTAGAATAATCGCATCATAATCTTCTTCATGTAGTTTGCGAATGCGTGATTCGATGTTCCCGCGAATCCATTTAATTTCAAGATCAGGCCGTGCTGCCAGAATCTGTGACTTGCGCCTGAGGCTGCTTGTACCAACGATGGCCCCTGTCGGTAGATCCTTCAGGGGAATGTTATTTTTCGCGATATAGGCATCCCTGTGATCTTCCCTGACAGGAATAGTCGTAATAGCAAGACCATCCGGCATTTCTGAAGGCATATCTTTCATACTATGTACCGCAAAATCAATTTCTTTTTCATACATTGCCTTTTCAATTTCTTTAACAAACAAGCGTTTCCCGCCAACTTTTGACAACGTTACATTAAGAATCTGATCACCCTTGGTAACAATTTTCTTTACTTCAAATTCATTGGTCACTCCAGCTTTCTTTAACTCATCAATCACCCAGTTTGTTTGAGTTAGAGCGAGGTTACTTTTTCTTGATCCAACAACAATTTTACGCATTCAGGCTTCCTCCTTCTACGGCTATTGTAAATGAAAATCGGAAAGAATGCTGAACAAAAAGAAATTAATCAGCAAAAATAGAAAAGCTGCAGAGTTATAGACGGATATAGCTCTTGCGGGATAACCCTTTCGTAAACGAAGTAGCAAATAAATAATATAAACGAACAACACAAGTATTGAACCAATTGTCTTCAAGTCAAACCAGTAAAACTCAGTGTTTGCCACATACGCCCAAATCACACCAAGAATAATAGAAATGGTCAAGAGAGGTACTCCAAGTGTTACAGCTTTGAATGAAAAAGCATCCAGTCTGTTTAGATCACCAAGCCTCCATACCCAGCGGAATCCTTTTTTTTCTTTTAGAAATTTATATTGAACTAGATACATAAGGGAAAAAAGAAAGGAAACAGTGAAAAAGCCGTAAGAAACAAAAGCCAATGATATGTGTGCAATCAGTATTTCGTGAACAAGCTTCACACCCTGTACTGGCATCTTTTCCTTAGCCCTGGTGGAAATATAGAGTAAAAGAATTAAAAACCCCACTAAATTTGTAAAAAATATAATGAACTGAATCCGAAAGAATTTAGTAAGGATTAAAGAAAAGGAAATTAATACCCATGCATAAAAAGAAAGGCCTTCATACAACGTCGTAACTGGAAAGCTTTTCGAAACAAGTGATTCTTTCAACAGAAAAACAGTTTGCAGAAGCCAGACCATACAAAGCAACCAGAAGGCGACATTATTTGCCTTCCGGTTGTGCTGAATAAAATCAAGGAAATAACCCACCAGGCTCAGCCCATACGTTATAAGAATAATTTCATAAAACCATTTCGCTTCATCCATAGTGGAAATCCTTTCATCTTACTTAGCGGTTACGTTTTTTACAAAAGGAAAGGATAGTTTTTCATCAGTTTTCCCCGTTTCACTATTCTTTTGTTCCTGCGTATTCAATTCTTCCCGAACATCGTCTTCAATCCCAAAAATAGACACAAACAGCGCAAGCGCCTCTTCCTTATTATCACTTACCGCCAGTTCTTTAGCTTGTGTTATAGGTTCTTTTAAGAGTTGATTTACAATGCTCTTGGTGTGTTTATTCAAAACCTTCCGTTCACGTGCAGTTAAATCAGGCATTTTCCGTTCAATACTTTTCATTGTTTCAGATTGTACGGATAGTGCTTTCTTACGCAATGCTGATATCACCGGAACCACGCCTAGTGTCTGTACCCATTCATTGAAAGCGACAATTTCTGCCTCAAGCATAATCTCAATCTGTTCTGCTGCAGCTTTTCTGGCAGCCAAATTTTCGTCAACAATGTGCTGCAAGTCATCGATATCATAAAGAAATACATTTTCTAAGTTACCAATGGAAGCATCCAAATCCCTTGGAACAGCAATATCAACAAGAAAAAGTGGTTTACCTTTTCGTTTCTTTTGAATGGATTCAACCTCGTCTTTTGATAATACAACTGCATTTGCACCTGTTGAACTGATTAGGATATCAGCTGTCTGCAATTGTTCATGCAGCTGGTTAATCGGTTTTGCTTGCGCCCGAAACTTTCCAGCCATCACTTGCGCTTTCTCAAATGTACGATTCATGACGGTAATATCGGCGGCACCGGAACCAGCAATATTTTTAGCTGCCAATTCGCCCATTTTGCCGGCGCCAAGGATTAGCACTTTTTTATCCTGGAGACTGCCGAAGATTTTACCGGCGAGCTGAACGGCTGCATAACTGACTGATACAGCATTTTCACCGATTGCAGTTTCTTTATGCGTTTTTTTAGCGAATGTTATTGCCTGCTTAAATAGCTCATTAAAAATCGTACCGGTCGTCTGATTTTCCTGTGCCGTCATAAAAGCCTGCTTTACCTGGCCAAGAATCTGCGTTTCACCTAAGACCATGGAATCAATGCCAACGGAAACTCGTAACAAATGCTCGACAGCACGATCATTTTCAGTTATTTGCAAATACGGCAAAAGTTCTTCTTTATTAACATGAAACCAATCAGCTAGAAATTGTTTAATGTAGTGCCGGCCTGTATGAGCCTGGTCTACCACGGCATAAACTTCTGTACGATTGCATGTG from Lentibacillus cibarius carries:
- the hemC gene encoding hydroxymethylbilane synthase yields the protein MRKIVVGSRKSNLALTQTNWVIDELKKAGVTNEFEVKKIVTKGDQILNVTLSKVGGKRLFVKEIEKAMYEKEIDFAVHSMKDMPSEMPDGLAITTIPVREDHRDAYIAKNNIPLKDLPTGAIVGTSSLRRKSQILAARPDLEIKWIRGNIESRIRKLHEEDYDAIILAVSGLKRVGLSEELITEYLEPDICVPSAGQGALAIECREEDDDLQALLQQINDPDTVKTVTAERTFLQLLEGSCSVPIGAYARLENDQIVMTAFVGTPDGKTMLKETVRGTEPKAVGTDVAEKLISQGAKEIIEKVKEELDI
- a CDS encoding inner membrane protein YpjD, with the protein product MDEAKWFYEIILITYGLSLVGYFLDFIQHNRKANNVAFWLLCMVWLLQTVFLLKESLVSKSFPVTTLYEGLSFYAWVLISFSLILTKFFRIQFIIFFTNLVGFLILLLYISTRAKEKMPVQGVKLVHEILIAHISLAFVSYGFFTVSFLFSLMYLVQYKFLKEKKGFRWVWRLGDLNRLDAFSFKAVTLGVPLLTISIILGVIWAYVANTEFYWFDLKTIGSILVLFVYIIYLLLRLRKGYPARAISVYNSAAFLFLLINFFLFSILSDFHLQ
- the hemA gene encoding glutamyl-tRNA reductase, which produces MHILKVGFNYKSAPLEFRERFTFSEDSVDQAMLTLKEQKSILENVIVSTCNRTEVYAVVDQAHTGRHYIKQFLADWFHVNKEELLPYLQITENDRAVEHLLRVSVGIDSMVLGETQILGQVKQAFMTAQENQTTGTIFNELFKQAITFAKKTHKETAIGENAVSVSYAAVQLAGKIFGSLQDKKVLILGAGKMGELAAKNIAGSGAADITVMNRTFEKAQVMAGKFRAQAKPINQLHEQLQTADILISSTGANAVVLSKDEVESIQKKRKGKPLFLVDIAVPRDLDASIGNLENVFLYDIDDLQHIVDENLAARKAAAEQIEIMLEAEIVAFNEWVQTLGVVPVISALRKKALSVQSETMKSIERKMPDLTARERKVLNKHTKSIVNQLLKEPITQAKELAVSDNKEEALALFVSIFGIEDDVREELNTQEQKNSETGKTDEKLSFPFVKNVTAK